From the genome of Lasioglossum baleicum chromosome 13, iyLasBale1, whole genome shotgun sequence, one region includes:
- the LOC143214900 gene encoding rRNA methyltransferase 3, mitochondrial, translated as MVFLNVVYSAFRPLGRSSTKLESIGKTLNLTLTQTRTAWTSRRPVAIVNEDELFDNEDTTRELPLRRRPPRAKSTRKKSEEQTEETPPEKNKRFTVFEHNDSTITSLLTKLKSRKRREKNDKVILEGYRLIKDALDAGAQLDTILFNNYNEIDKLNHPIPDDVKLYKVPYKTIQMWSSLTSPPGVMGIFTTPVIEKITATTDSLPLTIICDNVREPGNLGSIMRAAAAVGCEKLILLKGCVDLWEPKVLRTACGAHFRLPVHAFPLWEDVPSLISADSNIFIADSNFGDEFVSRYNTDTLQPTIGIFDVDPEQLKLNQSIVSEPKSPLNRKAMAELLLKLPIVPYYTMDYTKQEIVLVLSGETEGLSIDSYKLLNERKAIRINIPLVNGVDSLNTGVALGIVTFEMKRQFIKRQNEL; from the exons atgGTGTTTTTGAACGTAGTGTACAGTGCTTTCCGGCCTCTTGGACGGAGTTCAACGAAACTCGAATCAATCGGAAAAACGTTAAATCTAACGTTAACGCAAACACGAACGGCATGGACTAGTCGTAGACCGGTCGCAATTGTTAACGAAGATGAACTGTTCGATAACGAAGACACTACCAGAGAATTACCTCTCCGTAGAAGACCTCCTCGAGCGAAGTCAACGCGGAAAAAGTCGGAGGAACAAACGGAGGAAACTCCGCCGGAGAAAAATAAAAGATTCACCGTGTTCGAGCACAACGATTCAACTATAAC ATCTCTCCTGACGAAACTGAAATCGCGAAAGAGACGGGAAAAGAACGACAAAGTCATTCTAGAAGGGTACAGATTAATTAAAGACGCGCTCGATGCTGGCGCGCAGTTGGACACGATTCTTTTCAACAACTACAACGAAATCGACAAATTGAATCATCCCATTCCCGACGATGTGAAACTGTACAAAGTACCGTACAAAACTATTCAAATGTGGTCTTCTTTAACCAGCCCTCCCGGAGTCATGG GAATTTTCACGACACCCGTCATAGAGAAAATCACTGCTACCACAGATTCCTTGCCCCTAACTATTATCTGCGACAACGTGAGGGAACCAGGAAATTTGGGATCGATCATGAGGGCTGCTGCGGCTGTAGGctgtgaaaaattgatattattaaaag GTTGCGTGGATCTGTGGGAGCCAAAAGTTCTCCGAACCGCATGCGGTGCTCACTTTCGATTGCCTGTTCATGCATTTCCATTATGGGAAGATGTTCCTTCGTTAATAAGCGCGGATTCAAACATTTTCATAGCTGACAGTAATTTCGGAGACGAATTCGTATCAAGGTACAACACCGATACGCTTCAACCCACTATAGGAATATTCGACGTCGATCCGGAGCAGCTCAAATTAAACCAAAGTATCGTATCTGAGCCAAAATCACCGCTCAACAGAAAAGCTATGGCAGAACTTTTGTTGAAACTACCTATCGTACCGTACTACACTATGGATTATACGAAACAAGAAATTGTGCTGGTCCTAAGCGGAGAAACCGAAGGTTTGAGTATCGACTCGTACAAGTTATTGAACGAGAGGAAAGCTATTCGTATCAATATACCTTTGGTAAACGGAGTGGACAGTTTGAACACGGGGGTCGCCCTTGGCATCGTTACGTTCGAGATGAAGAGGCAATTTATAAAAAGGCAAAACGAATTGTAA